One region of Ignavibacteriales bacterium genomic DNA includes:
- a CDS encoding thymidine phosphorylase, with the protein MNTVELIRKKRNGAALNQEEINFLISSYTSNKIPDYQFSALLMAIYFKGMNKEETASLTKAMLYSGKVIDLNAIAGFKVDKHSTGGVGDKTSLILAPIVAAAGLTVPMISGRGLGHTGGTLDKLEAIPGFSTNLSLAKYKAVLKNCGAVLIGQTKDIAPADKLIYALRDVTATVESIPLITASIMSKKLAEGIDGLVLDVKTGSGAFMKELHDSQKLAISLMETAKMFGKKVISFVTDMNEPLGNYIGNWLEVYESIKVLQGENVSDLLEVTLNLSGAMICLSGKAQFLDEGIEISREMIKSGKAFDKFVKIVELQGGDVNLVNNPEEYPKSKIIEKVLSKEDGYFSKIDNYQLGMISLELGAGRLTKEDKIDPKAGIIFNLKIGDKVKPGDVIAELHTDKERVVNELKKRLYSIISFSDEKPEKHNLIHDVIV; encoded by the coding sequence ATGAACACAGTAGAACTAATCCGCAAAAAACGAAATGGAGCAGCATTAAACCAGGAAGAAATCAATTTTCTTATTTCATCTTATACTTCCAATAAAATTCCCGATTATCAGTTTTCTGCCCTGCTGATGGCAATTTATTTTAAAGGAATGAACAAGGAAGAAACCGCTTCTCTTACAAAAGCCATGCTTTACAGCGGAAAGGTGATTGACTTAAATGCAATTGCAGGATTTAAAGTAGACAAGCATTCTACCGGTGGTGTTGGCGATAAGACGTCACTAATTCTTGCACCAATTGTTGCCGCAGCAGGTTTAACGGTTCCGATGATTTCCGGAAGAGGATTGGGGCACACTGGTGGCACGCTGGATAAATTGGAAGCTATCCCGGGTTTTAGTACAAATCTAAGTTTGGCAAAATATAAAGCAGTTCTAAAAAATTGCGGTGCTGTTTTAATTGGGCAAACAAAAGATATTGCTCCCGCCGATAAACTTATTTACGCATTAAGAGATGTTACCGCAACTGTTGAATCGATACCGCTAATAACAGCAAGTATAATGAGCAAAAAATTAGCAGAAGGAATTGATGGATTAGTGCTTGATGTAAAAACCGGCAGCGGTGCTTTTATGAAAGAATTGCATGATTCACAAAAACTCGCTATCTCACTGATGGAAACTGCAAAGATGTTTGGGAAAAAAGTTATAAGTTTTGTAACGGATATGAATGAGCCGCTTGGAAATTATATAGGTAATTGGCTGGAAGTTTATGAATCAATTAAAGTATTGCAGGGAGAAAATGTTAGTGATCTTCTGGAAGTTACATTAAATCTTTCCGGTGCAATGATCTGTTTAAGCGGTAAAGCACAGTTTCTTGATGAAGGAATAGAAATTTCCAGGGAGATGATTAAAAGTGGTAAAGCGTTTGATAAATTTGTTAAGATTGTAGAACTACAAGGTGGCGATGTAAACCTGGTTAATAATCCAGAAGAATATCCTAAGTCAAAAATCATTGAAAAAGTTTTATCAAAAGAAGATGGCTATTTCTCCAAGATTGATAATTACCAGCTCGGAATGATTTCCCTTGAGCTTGGCGCTGGAAGGTTAACAAAAGAAGATAAGATCGATCCCAAAGCCGGTATAATCTTTAATTTAAAAATTGGTGATAAAGTAAAACCCGGCGATGTTATTGCTGAATTACATACCGATAAGGAAAGAGTTGTTAATGAACTAAAGAAAAGATTATATTCAATCATTTCTTTTTCAGATGAAAAACCGGAGAAACACAATCTTATTCATGATGTGATAGTTTGA
- a CDS encoding prohibitin family protein: MVFIISLLAAVVAFLVYLNAKKRLSNSEATFAKIGSIVAIFIAFIQLFTVIPAGSVGVVDFLGTVSDNTLKAGVNIVNPLANIVKFTIKTQELKETMNVPSKEGMNVQLEISLLYHLNPDNASRIYKTVGENYNDIILIPQFRSVVRGITARYEAKALYTAERDLIGKEMEKELSRLVEPRGITIESAPLRQVILPAGLTASIEEKLKAEQESQRMEFILKKESQEADRKRIEAKGIADFQDIVSKGISEQLLKWKGIEATEKLANSPNSKIVVIGSGKSGLPLILGNN, encoded by the coding sequence ATGGTGTTTATAATTTCATTATTAGCTGCTGTTGTTGCCTTTTTGGTTTATCTAAACGCAAAAAAACGACTTAGTAACTCGGAAGCAACTTTTGCAAAAATCGGAAGCATCGTAGCAATATTTATTGCATTTATTCAGTTGTTCACTGTTATCCCGGCGGGTTCGGTTGGTGTAGTTGATTTTCTTGGAACTGTTAGCGATAATACGCTTAAAGCAGGTGTAAATATTGTAAATCCACTTGCCAATATTGTTAAGTTTACAATCAAAACTCAGGAACTGAAAGAAACAATGAACGTCCCATCCAAAGAAGGTATGAACGTTCAGCTTGAAATTAGTTTGCTTTATCACCTTAATCCGGATAATGCTTCGCGCATTTATAAAACTGTTGGAGAAAATTATAACGACATAATTTTAATTCCACAGTTTCGTTCTGTTGTAAGAGGCATTACCGCACGCTATGAGGCGAAAGCTTTATATACGGCTGAAAGAGATTTGATTGGCAAAGAAATGGAAAAAGAATTATCTAGGTTGGTGGAACCGAGAGGAATTACAATTGAGTCAGCACCTTTACGTCAGGTAATATTGCCTGCGGGACTAACAGCTTCGATTGAAGAAAAATTAAAAGCAGAACAGGAAAGCCAGCGAATGGAATTTATTTTAAAGAAAGAATCTCAGGAAGCTGATCGAAAGAGAATTGAAGCAAAAGGTATTGCAGATTTTCAGGATATTGTTTCTAAAGGAATTAGCGAACAGCTGCTTAAATGGAAAGGAATTGAAGCGACAGAAAAACTTGCAAATTCTCCCAATTCCAAAATCGTTGTTATAGGATCCGGAAAGAGTGGGCTGCCGTTGATTTTAGGAAACAATTAA
- a CDS encoding DUF971 domain-containing protein, translating to MISPTQIKLNGIESITITWGNGKVHSFPLKFLRDESPDAGNKGETILWKQYEPLKKGPDLPGKYEVAKLDLVGEYAVNIKWKDGYDYGIYSWDLLYRWGEYLNVKSNLHEDFEHED from the coding sequence ATGATATCACCAACGCAAATAAAACTTAATGGAATAGAGTCAATTACCATCACTTGGGGAAATGGAAAAGTTCATTCGTTTCCATTAAAATTTTTACGTGATGAATCACCAGATGCCGGCAATAAAGGCGAAACAATCTTATGGAAACAATATGAACCATTAAAAAAGGGACCCGATTTACCCGGTAAATATGAAGTTGCAAAACTTGACTTGGTTGGCGAGTACGCAGTTAACATCAAATGGAAAGACGGATACGATTACGGAATTTATTCCTGGGATCTGCTTTATCGCTGGGGAGAATATTTAAACGTGAAGAGTAACCTGCATGAGGATTTTGAACACGAAGATTGA
- a CDS encoding redoxin domain-containing protein produces the protein MNPKNAKPKERKIGTQKVEKKPLIDPRYKNLIYTVGFIAVILVFFIVNNSQSEPEQGPYPPNYNPATQSVANPFEGKMAPDFELKTCDGKKLKLSDFKGKVILLDFWATWCAPCRRGIPDLVALKNEYKNKGLEIIGVSLDQDNTIANVLPFIKEFKINYPVVYYNMDIIQNYGGIESIPTSFIINKDGKVVKSYIGLTEKAIYNKEIKKLLATS, from the coding sequence ATGAACCCAAAGAACGCAAAACCAAAAGAAAGAAAAATCGGGACACAAAAGGTTGAAAAAAAACCGTTAATAGATCCACGTTATAAAAACCTTATTTATACAGTAGGATTCATTGCAGTAATATTGGTTTTCTTTATAGTAAACAATTCTCAAAGCGAACCGGAACAAGGACCATATCCGCCCAACTATAACCCGGCAACTCAATCCGTAGCAAATCCTTTTGAAGGAAAGATGGCTCCGGATTTTGAGCTTAAAACATGCGATGGAAAGAAACTTAAACTTTCTGATTTCAAAGGCAAAGTTATTCTACTCGATTTTTGGGCAACCTGGTGCGCCCCATGTAGAAGAGGCATTCCCGACTTAGTTGCTTTGAAGAATGAATATAAAAATAAAGGATTAGAAATTATCGGTGTTTCTTTAGATCAGGATAACACAATTGCTAATGTTCTTCCTTTTATAAAGGAATTTAAAATAAACTATCCGGTTGTTTATTATAATATGGATATTATCCAGAATTATGGCGGGATTGAATCCATTCCAACATCATTTATAATTAATAAAGATGGAAAAGTTGTTAAATCTTATATCGGATTAACTGAGAAAGCTATTTATAATAAAGAGATTAAGAAACTTTTAGCAACATCATAA
- a CDS encoding DUF1858 domain-containing protein, whose translation METIQINKNILIEDLIEILPEAVTYLMEHGIRCLRCGEPAWGTLEDSAKEKGFDDEKINKFVKELNQLKKE comes from the coding sequence ATGGAAACAATTCAAATAAATAAAAATATTCTTATAGAAGATCTTATAGAGATTTTACCAGAAGCAGTAACTTATTTGATGGAACATGGGATACGCTGCCTGCGATGCGGTGAACCAGCTTGGGGAACACTGGAAGATTCCGCAAAAGAAAAGGGCTTTGATGATGAAAAGATTAACAAGTTTGTGAAGGAATTAAACCAGTTAAAGAAAGAATAA
- a CDS encoding DUF6132 family protein, which produces MFLNDKIKYFAKRFLPILGGASLGFAYYYFIGCKSGSCPIKSNPYYSTFYGAAVGLIFALPGKKKNDTDGNNSNK; this is translated from the coding sequence TTGTTTCTAAATGATAAAATAAAATATTTTGCAAAAAGATTTTTACCCATTTTAGGTGGAGCATCACTTGGATTTGCTTATTACTATTTTATCGGATGCAAATCCGGCTCCTGTCCAATAAAAAGCAATCCCTACTATTCAACATTTTATGGCGCTGCGGTTGGTTTGATATTCGCTCTACCAGGAAAGAAAAAAAATGACACCGATGGAAACAATTCAAATAAATAA
- a CDS encoding septal ring lytic transglycosylase RlpA family protein, whose protein sequence is MKSHFYNIILLFGFLFISCSSSTRFSNEKSEWQSKHQLHKRSDFITPSKTTTGTASYYGKKFNGKKTASGEMYNMFDLSASHKTYPLGTKVRITNLKNYKSIVLIINDRMPARNNRMIDLSYGAAKELDMLKSGLAEVKIEVLEWGKKK, encoded by the coding sequence ATGAAATCACATTTTTACAATATTATCTTATTATTTGGTTTCCTGTTTATTTCCTGTAGTTCTTCTACACGATTTTCTAATGAAAAATCGGAATGGCAATCTAAACATCAATTGCATAAACGATCAGATTTTATTACGCCATCCAAAACAACCACAGGTACAGCTTCTTATTATGGTAAAAAATTTAATGGTAAGAAAACAGCCAGTGGTGAAATGTACAATATGTTTGATTTATCAGCATCTCATAAAACCTATCCGCTTGGAACCAAAGTGCGGATAACTAATTTGAAGAATTATAAATCGATTGTTTTAATAATAAATGATAGAATGCCAGCAAGAAATAACCGAATGATTGATCTTTCTTACGGAGCAGCAAAAGAATTGGATATGCTCAAATCTGGATTGGCTGAAGTGAAAATAGAAGTATTGGAATGGGGAAAGAAAAAATAG
- a CDS encoding aminotransferase class I/II-fold pyridoxal phosphate-dependent enzyme, whose translation MNDELFINYLGPKAENLNLLKKLVNRVLDHQAEWRKSFFPTDPEIYPKEILENSKLEEELEKFLLRSDGNLPYFHPRYIAQMVKDPSLPTILGYLSFMLSNPNNHAYEGGPVTTEMEMEVVELLLKFIGFENGWGHLTSGGSLANLEALWVARDFYPEGAVYFSEVSHYSWKRICKILRINNFEEVPVDKNFRMDLNVLEEKLKNNPAMFVMANLGSTGTGSVDDIESILELKNKYNFHLHIDAAYGGFVRSVILDEDFKQVSFSDTMNLSEFVYRQLLNMSKADSITIDPHKHGLISYGAGAVMYRDEKLRAVVLNTAPYTYHKLDKPNIGMFSLEGSRPGAMAAACYLTYKVLPPNRTGIGKLINYSLSASKKFYRLLSESKSLRNLNYPDLDINCFYKESVNRNISEANKLTLKLYDKLSVESASPPFIISKFVTSAPLAKIVLPTHSNEKQEDFTSLRTVFIKHWNSLNNFYYVEELIKELEKN comes from the coding sequence ATGAATGATGAATTGTTTATAAACTACCTTGGTCCGAAAGCCGAGAACTTAAATCTGTTAAAGAAGTTGGTAAACCGGGTTTTAGACCACCAAGCCGAGTGGAGGAAATCCTTTTTCCCTACCGATCCAGAAATTTATCCAAAAGAAATTTTAGAAAATTCAAAATTAGAAGAAGAACTGGAAAAATTTTTGTTAAGGAGCGATGGAAATTTACCATACTTTCACCCACGGTATATTGCACAGATGGTTAAGGATCCTTCTTTGCCAACAATACTTGGATATTTATCTTTTATGTTGTCTAATCCTAATAATCATGCTTATGAAGGTGGACCAGTTACAACAGAAATGGAAATGGAAGTTGTTGAGTTACTTTTAAAATTTATTGGATTTGAAAATGGATGGGGACATTTAACAAGTGGCGGTTCATTAGCAAATTTAGAAGCTCTTTGGGTGGCAAGAGATTTTTACCCCGAAGGCGCAGTTTATTTTTCGGAAGTATCCCACTATTCCTGGAAGAGGATTTGCAAGATTCTTAGGATAAACAATTTTGAGGAAGTTCCTGTTGATAAAAATTTCAGAATGGATTTAAATGTTCTTGAAGAAAAGCTTAAAAATAATCCGGCAATGTTTGTAATGGCAAATCTTGGTTCAACAGGAACTGGCAGCGTTGATGATATTGAATCAATACTTGAGTTAAAAAATAAATATAATTTTCATCTTCACATTGATGCGGCATACGGAGGATTTGTTAGATCGGTAATTCTTGATGAAGACTTCAAACAAGTATCTTTTTCTGATACAATGAATTTAAGTGAATTTGTTTACCGGCAGTTATTAAATATGAGTAAAGCAGATTCAATTACAATAGATCCACACAAGCACGGATTAATATCATATGGTGCAGGTGCAGTAATGTACAGGGATGAAAAGTTAAGAGCGGTTGTTCTAAATACAGCACCTTACACTTACCATAAGTTAGATAAACCCAACATTGGGATGTTCAGCCTCGAAGGATCACGCCCCGGGGCAATGGCGGCTGCCTGCTATTTAACTTACAAGGTTTTACCACCGAATAGAACCGGGATAGGAAAACTAATAAATTATTCCTTATCCGCCTCAAAAAAGTTCTATAGATTGTTGTCAGAAAGTAAATCGTTAAGAAATCTTAATTATCCGGACTTAGACATTAATTGTTTTTATAAGGAATCTGTTAACAGAAATATTTCTGAAGCGAACAAACTTACTCTTAAACTATATGATAAACTTTCTGTAGAATCAGCCAGTCCGCCATTTATTATTTCAAAATTTGTAACATCTGCACCGCTAGCCAAAATAGTTTTACCAACGCATTCCAACGAGAAGCAGGAAGACTTTACATCGCTAAGAACAGTTTTTATAAAGCACTGGAACAGCTTAAATAATTTCTATTACGTAGAAGAGCTGATTAAAGAACTGGAAAAAAACTAA
- a CDS encoding M20/M25/M40 family metallo-hydrolase: MGKIITMADERLIEIFCDLIKIEALSGSEKPVTDFIVSFLRRLKLNPIIDNSAVLSGGNSGNLLCKLGNGGNFALISHMDTARSTLNVKPQIGNGKITSDGTTVLGVDNRAGIAAILYAIERGIKNKIPLKDFTIAFTTQEETTLAGSRNILFEDTIQMGFVFDSHMRPGNFICESCGAAGFKLKIIGKAAHSGIAPEKGIDSIKITSNAISELEFGRIDKDTTANIGIIKGGTAVNVVPELTEIEGEVRSMIPDKIINKLEEIKRKFENKADEVGGKIDFKYWWDFKPYRINPESDIFRKISETISKVGLEPKPQISWGGSDANSLNEKSIACVNLGIGAENPHSNDEFILLEDLQKSSEIALELMKK; the protein is encoded by the coding sequence TTGGGAAAAATTATTACGATGGCAGATGAACGACTTATAGAAATTTTTTGTGATTTAATAAAGATTGAAGCCTTATCAGGCTCGGAAAAACCGGTAACTGATTTCATAGTTTCATTTTTACGGAGACTCAAACTAAATCCAATTATTGATAATTCAGCAGTATTATCTGGTGGTAACTCTGGAAACCTTTTGTGCAAACTAGGTAACGGTGGTAACTTTGCTTTAATTTCGCATATGGATACCGCTCGTTCAACCTTAAATGTAAAACCGCAAATTGGAAATGGAAAAATCACATCGGATGGTACCACCGTTCTTGGGGTTGATAATAGAGCTGGCATTGCTGCTATCCTTTATGCAATTGAAAGAGGAATAAAAAATAAAATTCCCTTAAAAGATTTTACAATTGCTTTCACCACACAAGAAGAAACAACTCTGGCAGGCTCAAGAAATATTTTATTCGAAGACACTATACAAATGGGATTTGTTTTCGATTCTCACATGCGTCCGGGAAATTTTATTTGCGAGTCTTGCGGTGCTGCCGGGTTTAAATTAAAAATCATTGGTAAAGCTGCGCACTCCGGTATTGCACCGGAGAAAGGGATTGACTCAATAAAGATTACAAGCAATGCAATTTCTGAACTTGAGTTTGGCAGGATAGATAAAGATACTACTGCAAACATAGGAATTATTAAAGGAGGTACTGCTGTTAACGTAGTGCCCGAATTAACAGAAATTGAAGGTGAAGTTCGCTCGATGATTCCGGATAAAATAATTAATAAGCTTGAAGAAATAAAAAGAAAATTCGAAAACAAAGCAGATGAAGTTGGTGGTAAAATCGATTTTAAATATTGGTGGGATTTCAAGCCTTACCGGATTAATCCTGAAAGCGATATTTTCCGGAAGATTTCGGAAACTATTTCTAAAGTTGGATTGGAACCAAAGCCACAAATTTCCTGGGGTGGCAGCGATGCAAATTCCTTAAATGAGAAAAGTATTGCGTGTGTTAATCTTGGTATTGGTGCAGAAAATCCACACTCAAATGACGAATTTATTTTATTAGAAGACTTACAAAAATCATCTGAAATAGCTTTAGAGTTAATGAAAAAATGA
- a CDS encoding cyanophycinase has product MKNLKTLFTVIFLFIIALSSFAQEKGHLVIIGGGNRDEYLMRKFIELAGGNDAGVVIFPMASSEPVETALYQLKELKSYGCSNISFINCNKQNADADSNLKKLDNVKGVFFSGGDQANLTAALLGTKILDKIKKIYNEGGVIGGTSAGAAIMSKVMITGDELINKDTSNIFKMIKKGNVKVTEGFGFFKNVIVDQHFITRKRLNRLITVVLENPNLLGIGIDESTAVIVNPDNTFDVLGENTVMVYDATEANKITTDKNGNLSASEIKMHLLKSGDRFNLKTKSVISEN; this is encoded by the coding sequence ATGAAAAACCTAAAAACACTTTTCACTGTAATATTTCTTTTTATTATTGCTCTAAGTTCTTTTGCCCAGGAGAAAGGACATCTGGTAATTATTGGCGGCGGCAACAGGGATGAATATTTAATGCGAAAGTTCATTGAACTTGCTGGAGGAAATGATGCCGGAGTTGTAATTTTCCCGATGGCAAGCTCGGAACCGGTTGAGACTGCGTTATATCAATTAAAAGAGTTAAAGAGTTATGGCTGTTCAAATATCAGTTTTATTAATTGCAATAAGCAAAATGCAGATGCTGATAGCAACCTAAAAAAATTGGATAATGTAAAAGGAGTATTTTTTTCCGGTGGTGATCAGGCAAATCTGACCGCGGCGCTACTTGGTACAAAAATACTCGATAAGATAAAAAAGATTTATAATGAAGGTGGAGTAATAGGCGGAACAAGCGCCGGTGCGGCAATTATGAGCAAAGTAATGATTACCGGTGATGAGTTGATCAACAAAGATACTTCAAACATTTTTAAAATGATTAAGAAGGGTAATGTTAAAGTAACCGAAGGTTTTGGCTTTTTTAAAAATGTTATTGTAGACCAACATTTTATAACGCGAAAGAGACTCAACCGGTTAATTACAGTTGTATTAGAAAATCCCAATTTGCTTGGAATAGGAATAGATGAATCTACAGCTGTTATTGTTAATCCGGACAATACTTTTGATGTGCTTGGTGAAAATACTGTAATGGTTTATGATGCAACTGAAGCAAATAAAATTACTACCGATAAAAACGGAAATCTTTCAGCTTCAGAAATAAAAATGCATCTTCTAAAATCTGGTGATCGATTTAATTTAAAAACTAAAAGTGTTATTTCGGAAAATTAA